cttttttgatgGAGGATGTAGCCTTTTGGGATTGGTGTGACCGGTTCTACTGGCAAAGGGAAAGTGAAGCCTTCAGTAAAAATAATGGAGAAACTAAGGCAATCTTAAGAGAGTAAACAGAGTCTGTTAAAGCGAATGACCCTGAGGTAGGTAGAAAGCAGGTGTAGGAGAAAAGACAGCAGAGAGGATGGTTGATCTTGAGTAAGCCTAATTTATCTGTTGACCACTgacgggagagggggaggggcaggttaGTAAGAGAAAATGGTCCAAGAGCCAAGCTTTCCaggattttctcccattttccccTCAGCAGCCCCCTCTGGGCAGAGGGCTCAACTTCAGCTTTGTCATCAAACTCTGGGCTTAGACAAGGGCTTGAGTTAGGAAGGCAGGGTGGCCATCCAGGGCAGCTTTGTCTCATGGAAAGGACATGTGGCTGAGTGGAGGAGCGACCAGCCAGGAGTgaggagacctttgtttcagtGCAGCCCATGATGAAGGCAACAGTGGTGGTAGTGGAGTGACACTCATTTATTCATGGAAGGTTTAAGTATAGATTGTTTTCTCGGGGGAGCCTGAGAAGCATCTTTAAGGAGAGAGCTTTGGGCAAAAGAACTGACCTAATTGGAAGTCTCAGCAAGAATCTGGAGCTGTTTCCTGATCCCTGGTGTCCAGGACCCTGTGGCCTGTGACTTGAGTTGTTGTGGTTTAGAGAAACAGGACGGGAAGGCAGAGGTACCAGACCCTTTCTGGGCATTTAACTTTTTCTGTTGGTCTGACGTGGCACTGGACTTTGTAAGAAACAAGGGGTTCAGCTGTGCACATTGAAAGTCTTGGATATTTAACTCTTCTGGTTTCTCAGGCTCTTTCCAGAACCTTGTGAGCTCTACGTTCGTGCTGGTCTTAGGCTCATACACAAAGAGAACCTTGTTCTTCAGCTTGTTTTGGATCCAGGGATCAATTGAGGCCAAAAGAATTAATGTTTCTTGTAGCTGCATTGAAACAAAGGCCCTGTGGCTGGCTCACTTCAGGCtagtgcggggaggggagggggagctcTGGCTACAGGCCACTCTGGTCCTAGGGAATGAGGTCAAGGGACAGTGTCTGTGGACTTATTCCCGTCTCCTCCCCCCTGACAAAGAGCATGTGGTGTGAAGATAGGTGGGAGAGGCTTGGAGGAAGGGttgaggagaggtgggcagggatgCCTTACACTCTTCTTCACAGATGGGTTCTTTTCCACATCCAGCATGTCCAGGACCAAATGGAACACTTGTGGGCTGCGGATCCCCAGGACGCCCTGGCAAAGGCAGGATGAGGGCGCCTAAATAGCTGGCCCCAGGAAGATGTCCCGTCTATGCTCTTTTCCATCCTAGTGCCCTTGCGATGACCCTGTGCCTGGAGAGGAGATATGGCTTCCCAGCAGAGGTAGCCCTTTCCCTGCCTTTTGGGGCCACTGCATTGGGTTCTGGTACAATTTTTTCACCAGAAGAGTCAAGATAGTTTCTGCAACATCTAAGCAATGCCCCTCCCACCCTTCTCCTGTCCCTCATCCCACCCACCTCCAATCCTGAAGAAAAGTTTTCCCAAACTCGTGGTAGGGCtggaattctaaaataaaatatcaagcaAACAACCTCCCCAGACTTTACAGCCCTTTCTTCCCCTCAGTAACTCTGCTGGACTGCCATCAAAACATCTGGTCATTAAAGTTTGAGCCTTgggatagaaaaacaaacaaacaaacaaacatctgGTCAGAGTAGCGGAGCTGGCCTTACCAAAGAGATGACTGCTTCCTGGCGTGCAAGGGCATTTGAGCTCATCAGTTGCCTGGAGAAGGGAGTGAGTGTGTTGTCGTCCACttaaggggaaggggaggaaggctgGCTGCTTCTTACAGTCCAGAGTGAGTCAGGCACAAGGCTGATAAGTGCTGTTAATTTCATTAACTTCTCCTTCTTGTTTCTTGGGTCTGgaaaggggctgggaggggaaaggTAGGTACTAAAATTTTCCAGCGGGCACTAAATGACAATCAGGACTCGCATATGTCCAGAACTTTACCTTTCACAAGTCCTTTTCATGTCCTCATCTTAATTTGAGCTTTATAGCAACCCTGAGTGGTAGGTATTATCAGCCCctttttacagatgcagaaaagccCAGAGGTTAAAGACTTGGCCAGGGGCACAGGCAAGTGAGAGCTGAGAACGGGCCGTAGGTTCTCAGTTCTCTCTGACCCTCTGTCCCCTTCCCACAGCCTCGGATTTAGCTCCCAGCCCAAGCCACTCACGCCTCCACCAAGTTCATCATCGTGGGCTTCATCTTGAGCTCTTCCACAGTTTCAGCAACAGCCTGCCTCACAGCCTGAAGAGGGATTAAGGTGGGACAAGGATTCAGGGGTGTACCCTTAAGTGCTTCGCAAACCTTTATTGAATGTTTGCTTTGTGCTACATATATGGTTCTTGCCTCAAGGAGCTCATGGTCTGGTGGGGGAAGCAGACAAGTGAACAGGCAGTCACACTCCTGAACTAAGTGTAGGGGCAAGAGGAGGGTCTCCTAACTCAGTCTGGGTaccaggaagacttcctggaggaagtgatgccTCAGCTGAAACCTGGAGCATGAGTAGGAGTTAACCAGGCAGAGGGCTGGGGGCAAATTTGCTGGGCAGAAGGAGAGCATGTACAAAAGCCTGGAGGCAAGAGAGAGCACAGAGAGTTTAGGGAACAGAAAATAGTTCAGTTTAGCTAGGTGAGCAAACGGACTCTTCAGAATGGGGCACTCTGAGTAATTATGCTGGGTCCACAGGTGTAAATCAGGACGACGTGTTCCTAAGCACAgctggtgtgtggctctgagcAGGAGTGTGGTGAGGCTAGAGAGGTGGGCAGGCCTTGGGTGGTGAAGGGCAGTGTAAGCCCTCCCGAGGGCTTGGGGAGCGATTGAGAAGTTCTACGCAGAGGTGAGCTGCAATCTGATTCACACTTTAGAATGTCTTTAGCAGTTCTGTGGCTGGTTTTGTAGCAAGCTATACGAAGATAACAAGCAAGGGAGCACGGAGGAAGGCAGGGTGATTATGTCCGTGGTGATCTGCGAAAACTTCCCACAGGTGGTGTCGTTTGGACTGGCCTGGAAGGGGCGGGGCAATCATATTTTAACAAGATGAAGGAGAGAGTTACTAACCAGTGGAACTGAAAGCATGCGGCAGTTTTCCACcttgcagaggagggagggatgactcAGGGCATTTTAAGCTGAGAGAGCTGCCCGCATGAAAGCAAGGTGGCTTGAAAGCAGGGCCTGCATTAGGGTGAATGTGAGGCTGTGGGGGGCAGTGTGGTGGGAGCCAGGCCCGGGTGGGGGGGTCTTTAGAGAAAGGTGGAGAGGCAGGTTTGTGCTGCCTGGGCTTGGGAACTTTGATCTCACTTACGAAGAAGGGTTCATCATACGTCTTCCTCCTGAGCAGGTCAAATGTGAGTCCTTCCAGGCCCTCTGCCTGGATCTGTTCCAGCCCAATGGTCTTGAGCATCTGGGCGGCTTCAAAACGGTtctgagggcaggggtgggggacccTTGAAGGATAGACTTCCTTCCTCATCCGCAGCCCCATCCTAGTGCTGGAGAATGAAGGGCGCTAGGCAGCCCTGGAGCTCACCTCAAGGACACTGGAATGGCACAGCTGGTCTAGGATGGTCCTGATGACTGTGGCTGAGCACACGCCCATTATCTTGACCAGCATACTGAGTGCCTGCGGGGGTgggcaggatggggtggggtatACCAGACCAAGAGGCGTCTGGATGGCCAGGCAGGCTTGAGGGCTAAAACTTGTAGGGAACACGTGGGGTCCTTTCTCCTCCCTCGTGGCCTCGTGAGTGAGAGCACAAGttcacgtgtgcacacacatgcacacacatgagtGAACACCCATGCACAGTGAGTATACACAGACGTGTGCACACTAAGTCCACACAGCCCCGTACTCGTGCACATACATATTCACTGCGGTGCTCCTGCTGAAGCATCTTTTCTCTGGGATGAGGATGACAGGGTGCAGACCCCACCAACAGCAGCACTGGTTCCCCAGTGCTCCCCGGGggcccagcctcctgcccctcACACCTTCATCTGCTGGGTCTTTGGCCCTTGGCACAGGCACTGCAGCAGGAACTCTCGGGCTGTGTTGCTACAGGGCCTGAGGAACCCCAAGCACAGGGCCGCCTCCACCGCTGTCTTGTTCACTGACTTCTTTATCAGCCTCTGCAGCACAGGCACCAGCTTCTCTTCTTCCTCGACCTGAGTCCGCTGAGAGGGAGACAAGAGGGACACGGGTGGTGGGACTATGTCTTCGGCCAGGCTTTGTTAGGAGGGCAATTCATTACTGCTTCCAGAccattctccctcctccctgaagTGAATCTCACATCATGAGGTTATTTTAGCCATTCCCTTATTTTTGCTGTCATCTACTTGCTCCTAGGTCACATCCTTTCACTTCTCTATGACTTTTTCTAGTGGATGAATCAATGTTACTCTCTTTAACACTCCTGCTGTCTTAATTCCtggcatttgaaaaaatatacatgccATTGATGCAATGCCCCTCCTCCAGTCACCTTGTCCTCTATGTCAGCCACTAATTTCCACAGAGAGAGACTCTATCATTACCTGTTACAGCAACTTCTCTATGACaccatccccccgcccccgccccagccccatcTTTCTGGTTGTCCTCTGATGTCAACCATTGTTAAACTCCACAAAGACTAACATttcattgagcaccttttcactgCTCctcacttttttccctctttatccAGCTTCAGTTTCATGGTCCTGCTCCCTCAACTCCTTTACCCCTTCTGGGTTCTTTGTACTCAACTCTCTACTGACTCTGTGCCTGcatttcctagaggaaaacaaagttgtGATGACTAATCTCGCTTGAAATGTATGAGCACAAACCTCCTGTAAACCCTTGAGGCTGCCTAGTGATCAGACTGCTTTCCCCTGGGCAATTCTCTCTCCTAACCTCCTAATTCATACTCATTCCTCTGAAACTGCTAACActtcttcttctattttcttaCGTTGATGACCTTGCTTCCtcctttactgaaaaaaaataaaagcaactagAAAAGAAGTTTCAGAGACACTTACCACCACTTCTGTCCAACTTTCAACACCTGCACCTGTGTGTTCTTCCTTTCCACTTGTTACTGTAGACCATGACCACCTATCTATAGTCAGTCTCTCTGCTCATGTGTCCGAACTCAGTCCTTCTCATCTGCTCAGGAACATTGCCTCACAGTTCTTTCCACCCTCTTCAAAATgatcattttcctaatgactggATCGTTACTCCTCAGCCTTGAAACATGctgctaattttctttttcctagaatTTACCCCTGCTGCTGACTACAGCTCTTTCCAGCAAAACTTGGAGAGTTTTCCATTCTTGCCATCTCTAACGtctttcctcccattttctctctttaaaaaaaaaaattatttgtttggttgctctgggtcttaattgtggcaggcaggctccttagttgcgactCACCGGCTCctgagttgtggcatgtgaactcttagttgtggcttgcatgtgggatctgttcactgacgagggatcgaacctgagccccctgcattgggagcatggtgTCTTTTagctactgtgccaccagggaagtcccctcccatTTTCACTTAACCCCACTCCATTCAGGCCTTCAGCCCCACTGCCCCACCAGAATGGTGCTTGTTAAGGTAATCAATGATTCCCACATTGTTAAATCCATCATATGGATTCTCAGTGCTTATGTTATTTGATATGGCTGATTTGTCTCCTTTCCTTGATATATGTTCTTCACTTGATTTTCAGAATACTGCACTCTTGTTTGTCTTCCTATCTGTTGGCCACTTCTCAGTATTTACTGGTTCTTCCTCTTATCTCTGACCTCTGAGCATTGGGGTTCCCCCAAGTCTTGATTCTTGGTTCTTAGTGATCTCATCTAGTTGAATGACATTAAATGCTACCTATATACTGACAATTCATAGATTTCTTCCTCTAGTTCAGACTTGTAAACTCCAAATTGTATACCCAGCTGTTTACTTGCTGTCTCCCTTGGAGGTCCTGTAGAATCTCAAACATAACTTGTCCAAAATTGGGCTTTCTGATATTACCTCCAAGCCTGTTCTACCTGCAGCTTTCTCCATCTTAGCTGATGACAACTCCATCCTTTCTATTTCGAGGCCAAAAACCTTGGCTTTATCCTTGTTTCCTCACTGTCTTTTATAACTCACATTTAACCTGTCAGAGTTTCACTTTACAAATATATCCAGAATTTAATAACTTCTTGCCAACCCTTACCACACAACCAGcatggtccaagccaccatcacaTCTCACCAGGATTGCTGCAACAGCCcctaactggtctctctgcttctatttttgcccccatcccccaccccctgcccatctTTTTCAAACAGCAGTCAGAGTGGACCTTTTGAAACATAAGTTAGATCATGTCACTGCTTTGCTCAAACACCTGTtccactcagagtaaaagctcaAATACTTCAAGTCATCCAGAAGGCCACATATATTCTAGTCTCCTGTTAACGTCTTTGACTCAACTTCATTTCCTCCTGGTTTCTCTGTTCCCACTCCACTTCTGTCACATGGCCACCTGGTGGTTCCTTGACCATGCCAAGTGTGCTCCCGCCTTAGGGCCTTTGCCTTCATTTGTCCTTCTGCCGGACATACCTTCTCTCAGGCATCTGCAAGGCTCACCCCTCACCTTCTTGTCTGTGCTCAAACAACAACTTGCAAATGTTTAAAATTGCAACCCATCTCATCTCCACTTGGCATTCCTGATCACTCTCAGCCTGCTACATAATTTTTCCCTTGCATTTGTCACCTCTAACGTACTTAGATACGTAAATTCATTGGTTATTACGTGTCTcatcccactagaatgtaagccccTTGAGAGCAGGGATCTCTGCGTGTTTGGTTCACTGACATACTCCAACGGCCTAGGATGGTGTCTGGCACACGATAGCTGTTTAATATATGTTTGTTGAGTACATGGATGAAGCGATGAATTCTGTTTTACATGGAGCAGTGACAGGGTCAAAGTAAGAGGACCCTAAAGGGGAAAAATCTCCAGTAGCGTCTGCAGACCCTCTTGGTCCCTGTCCCCTCTTGGCAGAGGTTTTCCCTTAATTGATTATTTTaaggatgatggtgatgatgagttATCAGTTAAAGAGCACAGGCATTGAACtaggtgctttacatacattatctcatttaatcttctcaacagtGCTGTGGGACAACCGCCAtatccattttagagatggacaAATAGCGCTGAAGGCTGGCTCTTCAGAGGTTGTATGAGCAGTTAAGTGGCTATGCCAGTGCTTCTGTCCAGGGAACCTGTTCCACAGGGGACTCTATAAAGACAAGTTCCGCCCCCACCCAAGCTAGGAGGGAGGTTACCTTCTCCCTGGCTTAACCCTCAGCCAGCACCATCAATTACCTTGTCTTTCCTCGCCCCAGTGACTGACTCTCCCCCCGGTCACCTGGTCTTTGGGGCCAGCAGCCCAGGACTTCAGAGCCGCCCGTAGCGCTGTCAGAGTATCCTTCCTTCGCCCCTCATTTCGCCCCTTCAACTGCTTGATGAGAACTTGGATCACGTGCTTATTCAGGCAGCCTGGACAGGAGGACCCTCAGGTCAGGGCAGAGGCTTCGGGCTGCTCCTCTCTGCCAGAATCCATTAGACGGAATTCCAAGTACAGCACTAGGTCCCAAGGTTGCCCGGGCCCCCGGGACGCCAGAGCAGCTGGCTGCACATGACCGCAGTTCCTggagcctgcccctccccaccctcagtctcttctccctttccaccccaccttcctctctctgcccaaCAGGACCTTGGACAATTCCCAGACCCTGCTGACGGCTGGGTTGCAGTGAGTGTACAGTCCACTCCCTTCTGTCTTTCCCCAGAGGGGAGAGTGgctgccctgcctccttcctcacctcccgcTTCTTCCCACCCAGGGAGAGGGCATACTCACCCAGGATGGCCAGGGTTCGACAGGCCTCATACTTCACTTTCTCTGGGCCAGTTTGGGCCTGATTTAAGAGCCGGTGGGTGGGAACATTGCCATAAGATGGTGGAAAGTTAGAGCTTTCAGGATCATCTCAgcttaacttttaattttacaaaCGAGGAAACCGAGGTCTAGAGAGTGACCTGTTTATGCTCAAACACAGGGTACAGTCAGGGATGGTGCGATGGAAGGAACACGACTTGGGAGTGAGACTTTGGTTCACTTCCCTGTCTGGTATCTGGTAGCCACGTGGCCTCGGGCAAGTCACTTGGCCTCTCAGAACTTTCATTTTCTCACTAGAGAAATGCAGCTCCTACTACCTATTCCTAATATCGGAAGATTTAAATGAAGTTATGGGTAAGAACAGGCCCCCCGTTGTAAATTGGCATATAGGCACAGGCATTGATTCAGGTAGAAAATGAACTCAGTCCCAGTTTTCTCCTGGCTTTTCAGTTCTGCATCTTTTCTGTTAGACAAAGGGGATCTTCAGATTCCCCCTTCCCATCCTTTTAGGTCAAGCTGTCCTTTAAAGAGGCCAAGGGCATGAGGAGGGGACATGCCGCACAAGGGGGCTCTCTCCTCCCTGGATCTGACCCATCGTCCTTGACCCTGGCGAGCCTTGTCTGTGCCTTGTGCCAGTGCTCTACACACCTCTGgccctgtttcttcctctcctggACTGCGTGCAGCCCCAGACTCACCACCTGCCATAGTGCTTCCATGATAAACTTGTCTCTGACTCCCAGGCACCCCAGAGCCTGCAGGAACAGGGttagaggaaggggaagaggccTTGGACACCACCGCCAGGAGTTACCATCCTCTGGAACAGCTGGAGTTTGTTCTTGGAACAttactccacccccaccctccacctcaaGCATCTTTCTACTCTCCAGCTCAGCCAGCTCCTACCTGTAACCACGCCCCTCTGCCCTCGCCACTTCTCACCTGTGCTGCATAGAGCTGCTCATCATCCCTGGGAGATTTCAGGCTTTCTGTGAGTTCCTGTCCATCCAAGGGAGCcagtgggaaggaagaaagggacaaataTAGTTCTACAACTATACTTTCAAGCTGGAAGGAGCTCATCCaatccctttcctcccctccctccgtTTTGCAGGCAGGGACTGAGGGCGGAAGGATTGTGTGAGCACGAGGTTAGGGCATGCACAGAAAGAGagtctccccatcctcccccatcccccaccatgGTCCCTGACCTTTAATCTTTGCCACTTCAGGGGGTCCCCAGTAGGGTCTAAGGGCTTGGATTCCATCTGAGATTTTATAATCAGCTTGCTCATGGGGAGATGGAGTTTTTGGATGATGGTACCCTCTTTGAGGTACCTGTGTGAGAAATTGCACAGGCAGCCCCGGTCACCTTGTTCGCTCCCTCCTTACTTCACAAACTCTCCTCTGCCCCTGGTCCTCAGCCCAGCTCAGAGGTGGGACCAGTGGAAGAAAGATCAGCCTCCTTCTAGCCCAGCGTCTCCTCTGGGATCTGTAGGCTGacttgccccacccccagccccactccacgtctttcttctctttccttcctttcctggatGTGGAGGGCATGTGAGGAAGGGGCAGAACACACCTAGGGTGATCTCTCATTTTCCACAATATCTTCTGGGCCTCCCGTTCCTTTCGCTGATCATACAGGGTGTGCCAGTGTGTGTAGATCTCAGGCTTCTGGGAGTAGCAGTAAGGTACGGAGTTGGGCTTGCTCGGGTGCtgcctccagcactccggacttGGGGGAAACTCCTCCTTTGGCATCTGGGGGGTGTGAGTGGCAGAGCAGTCACAGGGGACATACCTCAGCCAGGAAAAGGGCCAGGGTGAGAAAGGACTAGACGAGGGAAACGCCCTTCAGCCTCTCATCTGAGCTGAAGTCACAGTCACCTCCTAACCCACTGTGTGACTCAAGAAAGGTACTTCACCCCACCAAgatctcagtcttctcatctgcaaaatggaactAACAATCCTTGTTCTGTACCCCTGCCAAGGTGGTTGTGAAGAACAAATCACATAAAGATTGAGAAGCTTTGCTGGTCTGTAAGTTAATCTGAGGacagttggccctctgtgtcTGCAGGTTCCACacccacggattcaaccaactgtggattgaaagtatttgaagaaaaattccaggaatttccaaaaaacagaacttgaatttgccatgtaCCCGGCAACTCTTTACATACCATTTAcgttgtattaggtattataagtaatctagagaggACATGTATAGGTCATATGCAAATACCACACCTTTTTATATACAGGACTTGAgtatccatggattttggtatccgcaGGAGTCCTAGAACCAATAATTtcctgtggatactgagggatgactgtacacAGTTTGGTTAGTTGAGCATCTCAGAGTACTTCGAAAAAAGTCATCTGGGCAAGGAGATGAAAAGGCAAGGGGCAAGGGAGATGTGAAGTAAAGAGGGGGGAAACTCAGGCTGcggctcattcattcaacagatacttattgagcacctaccatgtgccaagcactaggTGCCGGGGATACAGTTAtcatccctgctctcatggaacttAACAGTTTCATTGGAAAAGCAGGATTTCTTCAAATAATCTATCTCTTAGACAATTGTGAAACTGCAGCTCTGGTTATAGTGGAGGGTTTTGGATGGGTCAGGGGTTTTCTCCGAAGGCTTAGCTAAGATTCATTCCTGTCTCTTCTCAAGCCCTCCTGTCTCTACAACAGATCTCTGAGCAACAAGGAAGAGGGGCTTCAGCCAGTGGTTCCCCGTGTGGTGACTAAGAAGATCATCGTAAGAGTTCTCAGGTGATTGTCATGACTTCAGAAAATGGGGCATTGACTCAATATGAATAGGGTTGTCAGATTTAATAAAAaccaagcagggacttccctggtggtgcagtggttaagaatctgcctgccagatgTAGACAGTGGACTTAAGAACCACGGGGTTggagggaggtgaaggggaagctgggacgaagtgagagagtagcattgacagatatacactaccaaatgtaaaatagatagctagtgggaagttgctgcataacacagggagatcaactcaatgatggtgatgccttagagggccaggataagggagagtgggagggagtcacgggagggaggagatatggggatatatgtataaatacagctgattcactttggtgtacctcaaaaactggcacaagagtgtaaagcaattatattccaataaagagctttaaaaaaaaaagaatccacctgccaatgcaggggacacgggttcgatccctggtctggaaagatcccacatgccacagagcccatgctccacaactactgagcctgtgctctagagcctgcgagtcacaactactgagcccatgtgccacaactactgaagctgtcgcacctatagcccatgctccatgacaagagaagccaccgcaatgagaagcctgtgcaccacaaccaagagcagcctccacttgccacaactagagaaagcccacgtgcagcaacaaagacccaatgcagccaataaataaattagttaattaaaaaaacaaaaccaaacaaaaaaccaagcaaagaaaaaacaggaTGTCTCATTGAATTTCAATTCCAGGTAATGAAGGCAATATTTAGGttatattcatattaaaaaatattcattgtttagCTGAAATTCAGGTTTAATCAGGCATCccattttatctggcaactctaaTGAGGAGGACCCCTGTGTTAATAAAAATGACTCGTTATTAAGCACTGCCTGCATAGCCTAAGCCTTATTATCTCATAGCAACTCGACAGAGGGCGCTGGACAGGGGGTGGCTTGTGACAGAGGCCgctcctgaggctcagagagggaaagtgacttgtccaaggtcacacagagttAGTGGCAGCCCCAGGGGTGAGTGTCAGGGTTCTATAAACTAGCCTTAATGGGAAGGGACAGT
The DNA window shown above is from Hippopotamus amphibius kiboko isolate mHipAmp2 chromosome 17, mHipAmp2.hap2, whole genome shotgun sequence and carries:
- the HEATR9 gene encoding protein HEATR9 encodes the protein MAYEKSVDITDINRLMFKCPWLEYPERTKELRRATAPVLLPLSCHQMPKEEFPPSPECWRQHPSKPNSVPYCYSQKPEIYTHWHTLYDQRKEREAQKILWKMRDHPRYLKEGTIIQKLHLPMSKLIIKSQMESKPLDPTGDPLKWQRLKELTESLKSPRDDEQLYAAQALGCLGVRDKFIMEALWQVAQTGPEKVKYEACRTLAILGCLNKHVIQVLIKQLKGRNEGRRKDTLTALRAALKSWAAGPKDQRTQVEEEEKLVPVLQRLIKKSVNKTAVEAALCLGFLRPCSNTAREFLLQCLCQGPKTQQMKALSMLVKIMGVCSATVIRTILDQLCHSSVLENRFEAAQMLKTIGLEQIQAEGLEGLTFDLLRRKTYDEPFFAVRQAVAETVEELKMKPTMMNLVEAQLMSSNALARQEAVISLGVLGIRSPQVFHLVLDMLDVEKNPSVKKSLQETLILLASIDPWIQNKLKNKVLFVYEPKTSTNVELTRFWKEPEKPEELNIQDFQCAQLNPLFLTKSSATSDQQKKLNAQKGSGTSAFPSCFSKPQQLKSQATGSWTPGIRKQLQILAETSN